In Methanotorris formicicus Mc-S-70, a genomic segment contains:
- the proS gene encoding proline--tRNA ligase, producing MEFSEWYSEILEKAEIYDVRYPIKGCGVYLPYGFKIRRYAFEIIRKLLDETGHDETLFPMLIPEDLLAKEGEHIKGFEDEVYWVTHGGKTPLDVKLALRPTSETPIYHMMKLWVKVHTDLPIKLYQIVNTFRYETKHTRPLIRLREIMTFKEAHTAHATKEEAEEQVKEAIEVYKKFFDALGIPYLISKRPEWDKFPGAEYTMAFDTIFPDGRTMQIGTVHNLGQNFAKTFEIIFETPDGGKDYAYQTCYGISDRVIASIIAIHGDEKGLSLPPIVAPIQVVIVPLIFKGKEEIVMNKAKEIYNLLKDKFRVHLDDRDIRPGRKFNDWELKGVPLRIEIGPKDIENGKITLFRRDIEEKFQIGDNEELIDEMEKTLNTINENMKNRAWEKFDAFIKIVEFNESKIDEIKNILSEERGVILIPYVESIYNEELEDKVEASVLGITEYKGDKYIAIARTY from the coding sequence ATGGAATTTTCAGAATGGTATAGCGAGATTTTGGAGAAGGCAGAGATTTATGATGTTAGATACCCAATAAAAGGGTGTGGTGTTTACCTCCCTTATGGATTCAAGATAAGGAGATATGCCTTTGAAATAATAAGAAAACTCTTAGATGAGACAGGGCATGATGAAACTCTATTCCCAATGCTAATTCCAGAAGATTTACTTGCAAAGGAAGGAGAACATATAAAAGGCTTTGAAGATGAGGTTTATTGGGTAACCCATGGGGGGAAAACGCCATTAGATGTTAAATTAGCGTTAAGACCTACATCAGAAACACCAATTTATCATATGATGAAGTTATGGGTTAAAGTCCATACTGATTTACCAATAAAACTCTATCAAATAGTAAATACCTTTAGATATGAGACAAAACATACAAGACCATTAATTAGATTAAGAGAGATAATGACATTTAAAGAGGCACACACTGCACATGCAACAAAAGAAGAAGCAGAAGAACAAGTTAAAGAAGCAATAGAGGTTTATAAAAAATTCTTTGATGCATTGGGAATTCCTTACTTAATATCAAAAAGACCTGAATGGGATAAATTCCCTGGGGCAGAGTATACAATGGCATTCGACACAATTTTCCCAGACGGAAGAACCATGCAGATAGGAACAGTCCACAACTTGGGGCAGAACTTTGCAAAAACCTTCGAGATTATATTTGAGACTCCTGATGGCGGAAAAGATTACGCATACCAAACATGCTACGGAATCTCCGATAGAGTTATTGCCTCAATAATAGCAATCCATGGGGATGAGAAAGGACTTAGCCTTCCTCCAATTGTAGCACCAATTCAAGTTGTTATAGTGCCATTAATCTTTAAAGGAAAGGAAGAAATAGTCATGAATAAGGCAAAAGAAATTTACAATCTATTGAAGGATAAATTCAGAGTTCATTTGGATGATAGGGATATAAGACCAGGAAGGAAATTCAATGATTGGGAATTAAAGGGAGTTCCATTGAGAATTGAAATAGGGCCAAAGGATATTGAAAATGGAAAAATTACGTTATTCAGGAGGGACATCGAAGAGAAGTTCCAAATTGGTGATAATGAGGAGTTAATAGATGAGATGGAAAAAACTTTAAATACTATAAATGAAAATATGAAAAATAGGGCATGGGAAAAATTTGATGCATTTATCAAAATTGTTGAATTTAATGAAAGTAAAATAGATGAAATAAAAAATATTTTAAGTGAAGAGAGGGGTGTTATATTAATTCCATATGTTGAGAGTATTTACAACGAAGAACTTGAAGATAAAGTTGAAGCGTCAGTTTTGGGAATAACTGAATATAAAGGGGATAAATACATTGCCATTGCAAGAACATACTAA
- the psmB gene encoding archaeal proteasome endopeptidase complex subunit beta, producing the protein MDERAKYMKGTTTVGLICDDAVVLATDKRATMGNLIADKEAKKLYKIDDYIAMTIAGSVGDAQALVRYVSAEAKLYKMRTGKNIPPLSCATLMSNILHGSRMFPFLTQLIIGGYDFLYGPRLFSLDPVGGLNEESYFTATGSGSPTAYGVLELEYSRDMLLKDGLNLSVKALMSAMERDAFSGNGISLAYVNKEGVKILEDEEIEKIIKKIKSKRKKKKN; encoded by the coding sequence ATGGATGAGAGAGCAAAATATATGAAGGGAACTACGACAGTAGGGCTAATATGCGATGATGCAGTGGTCTTAGCAACAGACAAGAGAGCAACAATGGGGAACCTTATAGCAGATAAAGAAGCGAAAAAGTTATATAAGATAGATGATTATATAGCAATGACCATTGCTGGAAGTGTCGGGGACGCTCAGGCACTTGTAAGATATGTTTCAGCAGAGGCAAAATTGTATAAAATGAGAACTGGAAAGAATATCCCTCCATTATCATGTGCTACATTGATGAGCAATATTTTGCATGGTAGTAGAATGTTTCCTTTTTTAACACAACTTATTATTGGAGGCTACGACTTCTTATATGGACCAAGGTTGTTCTCTCTTGACCCTGTTGGAGGGTTAAATGAAGAGAGTTACTTTACAGCAACTGGTTCAGGTTCTCCAACAGCCTATGGTGTTTTGGAATTGGAATATAGTAGAGACATGTTATTAAAAGACGGTCTTAACTTATCTGTTAAGGCACTTATGTCTGCTATGGAAAGGGATGCATTCTCTGGGAATGGTATATCCCTCGCTTATGTAAATAAAGAAGGAGTAAAAATACTTGAAGATGAAGAGATTGAAAAAATCATAAAGAAGATTAAAAGCAAAAGAAAAAAGAAGAAGAATTAA
- a CDS encoding beta-CASP ribonuclease aCPSF1 yields MSAEELLNQIREEVIKRAPGNAIITDVQFEGPEVVIYAKNPEIFTNSFIKELARDLKKRIAIRPDPSVLLDPEIAKKRILEIVPDDAEITNCIFDANTGEVIIESKKPGLVIGKEGSTLEEIKKAIRWAPKPVRTPPIPSETIKAIRATLYRERTDVKEILRRIGRRIHRDIKIRDDYWIRVSFLGGAREVGRTCLYLQTPDSRILIDCGINIAVEGDRAYPHFDAPEFSIEGIDAVVITHAHLDHCGFVPGLFRYGYDGPVYCTRPTRDLMTLLFKDYLDIAEKEGKDVPYASKDIKTCVKHTMPIDYGVTTDITPTIKLTLHNAGHILGSAIAHCHIGDGQYNIAYTGDIKFEASRLLEPAVCQFPRLETLIIESTYGSYDDILPEKEETEKELLKIVSETLQRGGKVLIPVFGVGRAQELMLVLEEGYNQGIFNAPVYLDGMIWEATAIHTAYPEYLSKVIRNRIFHEGDNPFLSEVFKRVGSTNERRRVIDGDEPCIILATSGMLTGGPSVEYFKNLAPDEKNTLVFVGYQAEGTLGRKVQKGWKEIPITTKNGKTKSIPIKMDIHTLEGFSGHSDRKQLIKYLRKLKPMPERILMIHGEINKCIDLASTAYKLFKRETRAPMNLDSIRVK; encoded by the coding sequence TTGTCAGCAGAGGAATTATTAAATCAAATAAGAGAGGAAGTTATTAAGAGGGCACCAGGAAACGCCATTATTACAGATGTTCAATTTGAGGGACCAGAGGTTGTAATTTACGCAAAAAATCCAGAAATATTCACGAACTCTTTTATAAAGGAACTTGCAAGAGACCTTAAAAAAAGAATTGCCATAAGACCAGATCCGTCTGTTTTATTAGATCCTGAAATAGCGAAGAAAAGGATTTTAGAGATTGTTCCAGATGACGCTGAAATCACAAACTGTATTTTTGACGCAAACACTGGGGAGGTTATCATTGAATCAAAAAAACCAGGTCTCGTTATTGGAAAAGAAGGTAGTACATTAGAAGAGATAAAAAAAGCGATTAGATGGGCTCCTAAGCCAGTAAGAACCCCCCCAATCCCATCAGAAACAATAAAAGCAATAAGAGCAACACTCTACAGGGAGAGAACTGATGTAAAGGAAATTTTAAGGAGAATTGGGAGGAGAATACATAGGGATATTAAAATTAGGGATGATTATTGGATTAGAGTTTCTTTTTTAGGTGGAGCAAGAGAGGTTGGTAGAACCTGCCTATATTTACAAACACCAGATAGTAGGATCTTAATAGATTGTGGAATAAATATTGCTGTTGAAGGAGATAGGGCATATCCTCACTTTGACGCTCCTGAATTTTCTATTGAAGGGATTGATGCAGTTGTTATTACTCATGCCCACTTAGACCATTGTGGTTTTGTTCCAGGTTTGTTTAGGTATGGTTATGATGGTCCTGTTTATTGTACAAGGCCTACAAGGGATTTGATGACACTTTTGTTTAAGGATTATTTGGATATTGCTGAAAAAGAAGGAAAAGATGTCCCATATGCATCAAAAGACATCAAAACTTGTGTAAAGCATACAATGCCAATAGATTATGGAGTTACAACTGATATAACACCAACGATAAAATTAACCCTTCACAACGCTGGACATATCTTAGGTTCAGCAATAGCACACTGCCATATTGGAGATGGGCAGTATAACATTGCCTATACGGGAGATATTAAATTTGAGGCATCAAGGCTATTAGAGCCGGCAGTTTGCCAGTTCCCAAGGCTGGAAACACTAATAATTGAATCAACTTATGGTTCCTACGATGATATCCTACCAGAAAAAGAAGAAACAGAAAAAGAACTTTTAAAAATTGTATCCGAAACATTGCAAAGAGGAGGAAAGGTTTTAATTCCAGTCTTTGGTGTTGGTAGGGCACAGGAGTTAATGCTTGTTCTTGAGGAAGGATATAACCAAGGCATCTTCAATGCCCCAGTTTACCTCGATGGTATGATTTGGGAAGCAACTGCAATTCACACGGCATATCCAGAATACTTATCAAAAGTTATAAGAAACAGGATATTCCACGAAGGGGATAATCCATTCTTATCAGAGGTATTTAAAAGAGTGGGAAGTACAAATGAAAGAAGAAGGGTTATTGATGGTGATGAGCCATGTATTATTTTAGCAACCTCTGGAATGCTTACTGGCGGACCAAGTGTTGAGTACTTTAAGAACCTTGCTCCTGATGAGAAAAACACTTTGGTATTTGTTGGTTATCAGGCAGAGGGAACACTTGGAAGGAAGGTTCAAAAGGGATGGAAAGAGATTCCAATAACAACAAAGAATGGAAAAACAAAATCCATCCCAATAAAAATGGATATACATACATTGGAAGGATTCTCTGGACACAGTGATAGAAAACAACTAATAAAATACCTCAGAAAATTAAAACCAATGCCAGAAAGAATTTTAATGATTCATGGTGAGATAAATAAATGTATTGATTTAGCAAGCACTGCATATAAGTTATTTAAAAGGGAGACAAGGGCTCCAATGAATTTGGATTCTATTAGGGTAAAATAA
- the hemA gene encoding glutamyl-tRNA reductase, with amino-acid sequence MILLKADYKKYPTSELEKLRMDEDEFYGRFDRCILLQTCNRVEMYFDVENLDKIDINIDKFDILEGDGAILHLLRLASGLESMIVGEDQILGQIKKSYLKAKKLKKTTKFLDTIFLKAIHVGQRVRNETKINVGGVSIGSAAVELAEKIFGLKNKNVLLIGAGEIGTLVAKALKERHIKAIIIANRTYERAECLARELRGIAIHFDKLREALKYADIVISATGAPHHILTKEDLVDVGETVVIDIANPRDVDDSVKELPNIKLFTIDDLKLISEENLKKRKMEIPKVEKIIMDEFENLKKQIKKLEVQDFIKNLSTHIENIRRKEVKKAISILKNKNKSPEEILEDFSKAFSKRIIYDFVSAVEDRYFNGKDLSVDEIVKEMCENNKHNV; translated from the coding sequence ATGATCCTACTCAAGGCAGATTATAAAAAATACCCTACATCAGAACTTGAGAAACTTAGAATGGATGAGGATGAGTTTTATGGGAGATTTGATAGATGTATTTTGTTACAAACTTGTAATAGGGTTGAGATGTATTTTGATGTTGAAAATCTTGATAAAATAGATATTAACATTGATAAATTTGACATTTTGGAAGGTGATGGGGCGATACTCCATCTTTTAAGGTTGGCATCTGGTTTAGAGTCAATGATTGTTGGAGAAGACCAAATACTCGGGCAAATTAAAAAAAGTTATTTAAAGGCAAAGAAACTAAAAAAAACAACGAAATTCCTTGATACGATTTTTTTAAAGGCAATACATGTTGGTCAGAGAGTGAGGAATGAGACAAAAATAAATGTTGGTGGGGTTTCAATTGGAAGTGCTGCAGTTGAGTTGGCAGAGAAGATCTTTGGATTAAAAAATAAGAACGTCCTACTAATCGGTGCTGGGGAAATTGGGACACTTGTGGCTAAGGCATTAAAAGAGAGGCACATAAAAGCCATTATTATAGCAAATAGAACTTATGAGAGAGCAGAATGTTTGGCAAGAGAGTTGAGGGGTATTGCAATACATTTTGATAAGTTAAGAGAGGCATTGAAATATGCAGATATTGTTATAAGTGCCACTGGGGCCCCTCACCATATTTTGACTAAGGAAGATTTGGTGGATGTTGGAGAAACCGTTGTTATTGATATTGCAAATCCAAGGGATGTTGATGATAGTGTTAAGGAACTCCCAAACATAAAACTCTTTACAATTGATGACTTAAAACTAATCTCTGAGGAAAATTTAAAGAAGAGGAAGATGGAAATTCCAAAGGTTGAAAAAATTATAATGGATGAGTTTGAAAATTTAAAGAAGCAAATTAAAAAACTTGAGGTTCAGGATTTTATAAAGAATCTCTCAACACACATTGAAAACATCAGAAGAAAGGAAGTAAAAAAGGCAATTAGTATACTAAAAAACAAAAATAAAAGTCCAGAAGAGATTTTAGAGGACTTTTCAAAGGCATTTTCTAAAAGAATTATCTATGATTTTGTAAGTGCTGTTGAAGATAGGTATTTTAATGGAAAGGATTTGTCTGTTGATGAGATTGTTAAAGAAATGTGTGAAAATAACAAACATAACGTCTAA
- the hmgA gene encoding hydroxymethylglutaryl-CoA reductase (NADPH), with the protein MPKNNDEIVEKMIKGEIKPYQLEGMFDAKKATELRRKFIEKVTNTTFSHIDKYSIDEEMAMKKNIENMIGAIQIPLGFAGPLKINGEYAKGEFYIPLATTEGALVASVNRGCSVITKCGGATVRIIDDKMTRAPVIKTNSVVDAIKLKEWIKENFEKIKEVAESTTRHGKLIDINPILIVGRYVYPRFVYKTGDAMGMNMVTIATEKACNFIEEELKKEGIKVHTVALSGNACVDKKPSGINLIEGRGKSIIAEVFLKEEYVKKYLKTTSKAIEEVNMYKNLIGSAISNSMGFNAHYANIIGAIFLATGQDEAHIVEGSLGITVAEATEEGLYFSVTLPDVPIGTVGGGTRVEAQRECLEILGCYGSDKALKFAEIVGGTVLAGELSLLGALAAGHLAKAHSELGR; encoded by the coding sequence ATGCCAAAGAATAATGATGAAATTGTAGAGAAAATGATTAAAGGTGAAATAAAACCTTACCAACTTGAAGGTATGTTTGATGCAAAGAAGGCAACAGAATTAAGGAGGAAATTTATTGAAAAGGTAACAAACACAACATTTAGCCATATAGACAAATACTCAATAGATGAAGAAATGGCAATGAAAAAGAACATAGAGAATATGATTGGGGCTATTCAAATACCATTAGGTTTTGCTGGACCATTAAAGATTAATGGGGAGTATGCAAAAGGAGAGTTTTACATCCCATTGGCTACAACAGAAGGGGCTTTGGTGGCATCTGTTAATAGAGGATGCTCAGTTATAACAAAGTGCGGGGGAGCGACTGTCAGAATTATAGATGATAAGATGACAAGAGCCCCGGTAATAAAAACAAACTCCGTTGTTGATGCAATAAAATTAAAAGAGTGGATAAAAGAGAACTTTGAGAAAATAAAAGAGGTTGCAGAATCCACAACAAGGCATGGAAAATTAATCGATATAAATCCAATACTCATTGTTGGGAGGTATGTTTATCCAAGGTTCGTTTATAAAACTGGAGACGCTATGGGAATGAATATGGTTACAATTGCAACAGAAAAGGCTTGCAACTTTATTGAGGAAGAATTAAAAAAAGAAGGAATAAAAGTTCATACCGTTGCTTTGAGTGGAAATGCCTGTGTGGATAAAAAACCATCTGGAATTAATTTAATTGAAGGAAGAGGGAAGAGTATTATTGCAGAGGTGTTTTTAAAGGAGGAATATGTTAAAAAGTATCTAAAAACAACATCAAAGGCAATAGAAGAAGTGAATATGTATAAGAATCTTATCGGTTCAGCAATTAGTAATTCAATGGGGTTCAATGCACACTATGCAAATATTATTGGGGCGATATTTTTAGCAACAGGGCAGGATGAAGCACATATTGTTGAGGGTAGTTTGGGGATAACAGTTGCTGAGGCAACAGAAGAGGGGCTTTATTTTTCAGTAACTCTTCCTGATGTTCCAATTGGGACTGTTGGTGGAGGAACGAGGGTGGAAGCGCAGAGAGAATGCCTTGAAATACTCGGGTGTTATGGAAGTGATAAGGCATTAAAGTTTGCTGAGATTGTTGGGGGAACTGTTTTAGCAGGAGAACTTTCCTTGCTTGGAGCGTTAGCAGCAGGACATTTGGCAAAGGCACATTCTGAATTAGGAAGATAA
- a CDS encoding stage II sporulation protein M yields MSRAVYEVLEIMDALKRHKNTIYFTGFTFFFVFVLSYVLMHQSELLKYFGELIYGNFKNRVSSFGISKETSSSILIAIILFNNLSVAVINYLGMVMSIFILITNAFLLSYVLYISDPLKFCLLVLPHGIFEIPALILSASSGLILFRGILCLIISKTKIKPLKKYFEYRRGDLRDSLRIFFVSILLFVIAAVIEGTVTKFISNWL; encoded by the coding sequence ATGAGTAGGGCAGTTTATGAAGTACTGGAAATTATGGATGCATTAAAGAGGCATAAAAATACCATATACTTTACAGGATTTACATTTTTCTTTGTTTTTGTGTTGTCGTATGTTCTAATGCATCAATCCGAACTTTTGAAATATTTTGGAGAACTAATATATGGTAATTTTAAAAATAGAGTGAGTTCATTCGGAATTTCAAAAGAAACTTCATCATCAATTTTAATCGCCATTATATTATTCAATAACCTCTCAGTTGCAGTTATCAACTACCTTGGAATGGTTATGTCAATATTTATTTTAATTACAAATGCTTTCTTACTATCTTACGTCCTTTACATTTCAGATCCTTTGAAGTTCTGTTTACTTGTCCTTCCCCATGGAATCTTTGAGATTCCTGCATTGATACTTTCCGCATCAAGTGGTTTGATATTGTTTAGGGGAATTTTATGCCTAATAATCTCAAAAACTAAAATAAAACCATTAAAAAAATACTTTGAATATAGAAGAGGGGATTTAAGGGATTCATTAAGAATATTTTTTGTGTCAATATTGTTGTTTGTTATTGCCGCTGTGATTGAAGGAACTGTAACCAAGTTTATTTCAAATTGGTTATAA
- a CDS encoding MGMT family protein, giving the protein MFLEKVVVEINGYFVGFIFKDDVLVRNTIPLSRDEINKFFSWEKISNKKHHIKMAKCILRLYFGKMLDSEVRELIDYSLDVTPFTKKVLDVVKNIPYGSVKTYGEIAKELKTSPRAVGRSMNKNPLPLVIPCHRVVGKDNIGGYSYGITHKINILKNEGVITNLK; this is encoded by the coding sequence ATGTTTTTGGAAAAAGTTGTTGTAGAGATAAATGGATATTTTGTTGGTTTTATATTTAAAGATGATGTATTGGTTAGAAATACCATCCCACTATCCAGGGATGAAATCAATAAGTTCTTTTCCTGGGAAAAAATATCCAATAAAAAGCACCACATAAAAATGGCAAAATGCATTTTGAGGTTATACTTTGGGAAGATGTTGGATAGCGAGGTTAGAGAATTGATAGATTATAGTTTGGATGTTACCCCATTCACAAAAAAAGTTTTGGATGTTGTTAAAAACATCCCCTATGGAAGTGTCAAAACTTATGGAGAAATTGCAAAAGAACTCAAAACATCCCCAAGAGCCGTTGGAAGATCTATGAATAAAAACCCCCTTCCATTGGTTATTCCATGCCACAGAGTTGTTGGAAAAGATAACATCGGTGGATATAGTTATGGAATAACACATAAAATAAATATTTTAAAAAATGAAGGTGTTATAACCAATTTGAAATAA